The following proteins are encoded in a genomic region of Alteromonadaceae bacterium 2753L.S.0a.02:
- a CDS encoding Fur family zinc uptake transcriptional regulator: MNMSDIQHDHDHKRCISNALSNADTVCQRAGVRLTPLRRQVLELIWQSHKPLGAYVVMEMLEANSDRTRVAPPTVYRALDFLIEHGLIHKVHSLNAYIGCTHPSDNHSDALFICTRCGFTEEVPSRTIQQAINLSASQQRFKVQEKVLEIVGICADCRGERRD; the protein is encoded by the coding sequence ATGAACATGTCCGATATCCAGCACGATCATGATCACAAACGCTGCATTTCCAATGCATTGAGCAACGCCGATACCGTTTGCCAGCGCGCCGGCGTGCGTTTAACGCCACTGCGGCGTCAGGTGTTGGAGCTCATTTGGCAGAGCCACAAGCCTCTGGGCGCCTATGTTGTCATGGAAATGCTGGAGGCCAACTCAGATCGCACTCGCGTCGCACCGCCCACGGTTTATCGCGCCCTCGATTTCTTGATAGAACATGGCTTGATACACAAAGTCCACTCGTTGAATGCCTACATCGGCTGTACTCACCCCAGCGATAACCACAGTGACGCGCTGTTTATTTGTACCCGTTGTGGTTTTACAGAAGAGGTTCCCAGTCGCACGATACAACAGGCCATCAACCTCAGCGCTTCGCAACAACGGTTTAAAGTACAGGAAAAAGTTTTGGAAATAGTAGG